TGTCACGAAGGCGACGTTCATGTTCGAGCCCTCCCCGACGAAGCCCTTGTCGTCGAGGAAGATGCCGTTGTCGGCGCCCTTTTCCTTGGCCTCCATCTGCATCAGCGCGTTCGGCAGGTAGTTGTTGCTTTTGGTCGTGGCGTAGACCGGGCGCTTGATGGGGTAGGAAGTGGTCACCACCGTCATGCCCTTGGTGTAATAGCGCTCGGGATAGGAGAGCCCGGCGAAGATCATGACGAAAAAGCCGCAGTCCGCCCCCTCGACCGGCAGGAGGCCGAGGCTTCCTGTCCCTGCGGAGAGCCAGTAGCGGATGGAGCCCTCCCGCTTCCCGCTCACGGCGGTTGTCTGGATGATGATGTCGCGCATCTCATCGCGGGAGAAGCTCGGGCGGAGTTTCGAGTTTTTTGCCGAGCGCAGGAAGCGGTCGAGGTGGGCTTCCAGATCGTAGATTTTTCCATCCACGATGGCCGCCGTGTCGAAGATGCCGTGCCCGCGGTGGACCATGTGATCGTCGAAGGGGATCACCATGAGGGAGGAGTCGGTGACGATGCCGCCCAGGTGGCTCGAGTAGAAGGCGTAAAACTCCACCTTCTGCCGGTTGCGGAGGTCCGCGAGTTTTTTAATGACATCGCCGGAATCAAGAACGGGCAGGGGTTTCACTTTGGACATGAACGGCCTCCAATGGAAAAGGGCGCTCTCCTTTTCGGGGAACTGCGCAATCCGGAAGGGACCCATCATGCCGATACAGCGCCCATTCGGCAAGCCCGGGCGGGCAGGGCGTTTGCACTGCTTTCCGGCCCGTGCAGATTTGCTGTAAGGTCGCTATATCGGGAGGTCTTCTTCTTTCGGTTTCGGGGGTTCGCCCGTGGGTTTTGAAGCCACTCTGACGGATGCGCAGCGCATGGTCCTGGGCATGGTGCGGGACTTCTGCAAACAGGAAGTCGCCCCCCTTGCCGCGGAGACGGATCGGGGGAAATTCCCGGCTGAAACGCTGAAGAAGATGGGCCGCCTCGGCCTCATGGGGCTTCCCATCCCCGAGAAATACGGCGGGGCGGGGGCGGGCATGGTCGCCTTCGCCCTCGCGACCGAGGAGGTCGCCGCCGCCTGCCCCTCGACGAGCGGTATCTTCGCCGCCCACACCTCGCTTGTCTGCGAGCCGCTCTATCTTTTCGGAAGCGAGCACCAGAAAGAGATGTACCTTCGGCCGCTGGCCTCGGGCGAGAAGCTCGGCTGCTTTGCCCTCACCGAGCCGGAGGTGGGCTCGGACGCCGCCGCCATCTCCACCGCCGCCCGGCGCGCGGGCGATCACTGGCGGGTGGACGGCGCCAAACGCTTCATCACGAACGGCAAGGAGGCGGACCTGTGCCTCCTCTTCGCCGTGACGGACAAGTCCCGCGGCCACAAGGGGGTCAGCGCCTTCATCGCGGATGTGGAATCGCCCGGCTTCGAGAAGGGCCGCTCCGAGGAAAAACTGGGCCTCGGCGGAAGCTCGGCCGCCGAGCTCAGGTTCGAGGGAATGGAGCTGCCCCTCGACAATCTTCTCGGGGAGGAGGGTCAGGGTTTCGAGGTCGCCATGAAAACCCTCGACTCAGGGCGGATCATCGTCTGCGCCCAGGCGACCGGCTTCGCGCGCGCCTGCCTCGAAGCTTCCGTGGACTACGCCCGCGAGCGCGAGACCTTCGGAAAGCCCATCGCGAGCTACCAGCCCATCCAGTGGAAGATCGCCGACATGGCCACAGGCGTCGAGGCGGCGCGGCTGCTCTACCTCAAGGCGGCCCGGCTCTATCAGGCGGGAAAACCCTTCACCGCCGAGGCCGCCATGGCCAAGGTCTTCGCCTCCGACCTCGCCCAAAAAACCGCGAGCGAGGCCGTCCAGATCCACGGCGGCAACGGCTTCATGCGGGAGTACCCCGTCGAGCGCTACTACCGTGCCGCCAAGGTGACGCAGATCTACGAGGGAACGAACGAGATTCTCCGCCAGGTCATCGCGAAGCAGTTGTTGAAGTAGCTTTTTCTTGTTCCTCTCCCGCCGCCTTGTTTCCGGTTCGTGCAAGATCAGCGCGTCATTTTTGGAGAGATGCCATGAAAATTCTGTGGGCTGCCGCTTTGGGCGTCCTGCTGACGGCCGGGGGCGCGTTCGCCACTGCCCAGGAGGGCGACGTTCTCATATTCGAGGGAAAACGCCACCGCCTTTTATCAAATCCACTCGAATCCTATCTCTTGGAGCGAAAAGCCTACCCCATGTTCGAGGTGCGCCGGACGAGCAATTGGCGCGGCTATGTGGCGACCTGGAAGATCGAGGACGGCACGTTTTATCTCATCGGCCTGGCGGCTTGGGTCAGGGGGAAGAAGGTGGATGTCCGCTACGTTTTCCCCGGCCACAAGGGAAAGACCAAGGCCACTTGGTACAGCGGCGCGCTCCGGGTCCCGCAGGGGAAAATGCTGCGGTATGTCCACATGGGGTATGGATCGGTTTTCGAGCGCGATCTGATTTTCACCATCCGCGAGGGGAAGGTGGTGCGCATGGAGATCATCAAAAACACGAAAATTTATTCGCCGAGAAAGGCCCCGGACAAATAACGCCCGGGGGAGGGGTCCTACTCCTCGAGCGCCTCGGCGACGAGTATGGCAGCCTTTCTTGGGCCATAAATTCAAGAAACTTTTAAATATTTTGAAAATTTGTCCTTTAAAATCGAGGACTGATCTGAAAACCAATCTATGGCTTCGGTTTTTTCTCTGGTCAATTCGCTTCTTTTTTTTCCTTGCCCGAGATTTTCATCTTGAAGTCCAGACGATATTGCTGCCAGCTCTATGGATCTTGAGTAAATCTCATCGATGTATTCACATAGATCCTTTTCGAAAAGAAATTCTATTTCTGCGGTTGATGCACTTAGTCCACCGAGATCATCAAAATTAAGGGCTCCTTTCGCCAATGCTATGGTCAGGTGTCTGCGGACTCCCCTGAAAACATAGACTCTCCTGTCGAAAAGTTCATGTTGTAGGCGAATGTGGTTGGTTCGATATTGCTGGTAGGCAATGTAAAGCATAGTGAGTCCTAGGACAGGGGTTAGGCCCGCAGACAATATGGAGACGAGATTTTCTCCTTCCATGGAAGTACCTCCCTAGTAACTCCTTCTACTCCTCCAGCGCCTCGGCGACGAGCTCGGCGATGTCGGCGGCGCGGATGTTTTTTTCCGGATCGAGCGCCTTGAGGGCGTCGTCGAACATCTGCATGCAGAAGGGGCAAGAGACGGCGGCCGTTTTCGCGCCGCAGGCCTTCACATCGTTCAGGCGCATGTGGTTGATGCGCTGCTTGGGGTCATCGTCCATCCAGGCGTAGCCCCCCCCGGCGCCGCAGCAGAGGGCGCTGTCGCGGTTCCGCCCGAGTTCCTGGAATTCTCCCGGCGCGGCGATCTGGTGGAGCACCTCGCGCGGGGCGTCCGTGACGCCGTTGTGCCGGGCGAGGTAGCAGGAATCGTGGAAGGTGACGCTCTCGAGGCTCTTCGTGAGCTTGAGCCGGCCATTCTTGATCAATTCGGCGATGAGCTCGGTGTGGTGGACGACCTCGTAGCGGCCGCCGAAGTCGGGGTACTCGTTTTTATAGGTGTTGAAGCAGTGGGGGCAGGTGGTGATGATTTTCTTCACCCCGTAGCCATCCAGGGTGGCGATGTTCTGCTTGGCGCACATCTGAAAGGTGAATTCCCCGCCCGCGCGCCTTGCAGGGTCTCCCGTGCAGACCTCCTCGGGGCCGAGGATGGCGAAGTCCACCCCGCCCGCCTTCATGACCTTCACCATGGCGCGGGTGACCTGAATGTTCCGGTCGATCATTGAGCCCGTGCAGCCCACCCAGAAAAGATACTCGGCCTTCTCTCCCCGGCCGAGCACTTTGACGTCGAGGTCCTCGTACCACTCCTCGCGGTTGTGCTGTGCGCCCACCCAGGGGTGCATCCGCTCGTCCATGGACTTGAGGAACTGGCGCGCGTTCTCGCTCGTCTTTGATTCCATCATGACGAGGTAGCGGCGCATGTCCACCATCTTGGGGATGTGCTCGATGAATACCGGGCACTCCCGCTGGCAGGCGCCGCAGGTGCGGCAGCCCCAGAGTTCTTCCTCGGTCACGGCGGGCCGGGGGGCGCCCTCCGCGGCCTCGCCGAAAAGAGGCGGCCGGTCCGCGCCGTTTTCCCGGGTGGCTGTCAGATGATCCTTCATGTCGCGGATGAGCTTGCGCGGGCTCAGCGCGACGCCGCTCAGGCTCGCCGGGCAGACCGACTCGCACCTTCCGCAGTTGGTGCATGCGTCCAGATCAAGCAAGCCCTTCCAGCTGTACTGCTCGATCTTTTCGACGCCGAGGGTTTCGATGGCCTCGGGGTCGCTCTCCATCGTCGCCTCGATGTCGATGAAGGTGAGCTTTCCGCTGCCCTCGAGATTGCGGAAGAAGATGTTCAGCAGGCCGTACCAGATGTGGTTGATCTTTCCGAATCCCAGATAGCCGAGGAAGGCGAACGCCGTCCCCACGTGGAACCACCACTGGAAGCGGTGGAAGCTGCCCAGGTACTCCGGGGTCCAGTTTTGCATGGTGAGGGCGGCCAAATATCCCACCGGCGACCAGAGCGCCGTCGCGGGGTTGCCCCTGAGTTCGGTCGCGGCGATGCGCGCGCCCTCCACGACGAATCCCTGAACGAAAACGAGGAGCAGGAGCCCGAGCGCGATCCAGTCATCGAGGAGCGAGTTGAGGTGCGCGGGGCGCAGGAAGAGGCGCCGCCAGATGGCCATCCCGATCCCGATGATGGCCAGCAGGCCGAAGCTGTCGCTCAGCAGCGAGTACCAGAGATAGACATCTCCCTTGAGGAAGGGGACCCTCAGCCATTCTTGCATGGCAAGGAGAGAGGTGGCGATCAGCTCGGCGAGGAAGCCGTAGAAGATGAAAAGGTGCATGAGGCCGCCGTAGGTGTCCCGCGAGAGGCGGCGGTAGCCGAAGACCTCCACCAGGAGGCCGGCGATGCGTCTGGGGATCTGGTCCAGCCGGCTCGCCCGGCCGCCGGTACGCCACAGGCGGAAGCGCGACCAGATGCCGTGCGCCATGAAGATCAAGGGGAGCAGGGCGAGAAGATACATGGGATAGATGTGCGTCGCGAATTCTTTCTTCTGCAGCGTGTGGCAGCTTTGGCACTGGGAGCTCAGGGCGAACTTGGGCATCTCGTGCGGGTTGTGGCAGGTGGTGCACTCGAAAACTTTTTGGGGGTTTTTCAGCAGTTCGCCTTCTTTCGGAAACCCGTCGGCGGAGGCGGCGAACAGGAGGAACAGCAGAAAGAGCGGCAGCCCGCAGGCGATGTTCCGGCAAACTTTCCGCGTGGGAGCCATTCCCTTCCTTTCCCGAGTGCCGCCAGGGCGCGGTTGGGGGTGCGTTCTCCAAAACGATTGGGCGT
This genomic window from bacterium contains:
- a CDS encoding D-amino-acid transaminase, which produces MSKVKPLPVLDSGDVIKKLADLRNRQKVEFYAFYSSHLGGIVTDSSLMVIPFDDHMVHRGHGIFDTAAIVDGKIYDLEAHLDRFLRSAKNSKLRPSFSRDEMRDIIIQTTAVSGKREGSIRYWLSAGTGSLGLLPVEGADCGFFVMIFAGLSYPERYYTKGMTVVTTSYPIKRPVYATTKSNNYLPNALMQMEAKEKGADNGIFLDDKGFVGEGSNMNVAFVTSEGILKHPRFDNILSGCTSLRLLELAPVLVKQDLIKDVQVCDVTVEEGRAAKEMMFWGSSIYVAPIVEWDGRPIGDGKPGPVCRAFYNLLMEDMRSGEGRLIEIPH
- a CDS encoding heterodisulfide reductase-related iron-sulfur binding cluster, giving the protein MAPTRKVCRNIACGLPLFLLFLLFAASADGFPKEGELLKNPQKVFECTTCHNPHEMPKFALSSQCQSCHTLQKKEFATHIYPMYLLALLPLIFMAHGIWSRFRLWRTGGRASRLDQIPRRIAGLLVEVFGYRRLSRDTYGGLMHLFIFYGFLAELIATSLLAMQEWLRVPFLKGDVYLWYSLLSDSFGLLAIIGIGMAIWRRLFLRPAHLNSLLDDWIALGLLLLVFVQGFVVEGARIAATELRGNPATALWSPVGYLAALTMQNWTPEYLGSFHRFQWWFHVGTAFAFLGYLGFGKINHIWYGLLNIFFRNLEGSGKLTFIDIEATMESDPEAIETLGVEKIEQYSWKGLLDLDACTNCGRCESVCPASLSGVALSPRKLIRDMKDHLTATRENGADRPPLFGEAAEGAPRPAVTEEELWGCRTCGACQRECPVFIEHIPKMVDMRRYLVMMESKTSENARQFLKSMDERMHPWVGAQHNREEWYEDLDVKVLGRGEKAEYLFWVGCTGSMIDRNIQVTRAMVKVMKAGGVDFAILGPEEVCTGDPARRAGGEFTFQMCAKQNIATLDGYGVKKIITTCPHCFNTYKNEYPDFGGRYEVVHHTELIAELIKNGRLKLTKSLESVTFHDSCYLARHNGVTDAPREVLHQIAAPGEFQELGRNRDSALCCGAGGGYAWMDDDPKQRINHMRLNDVKACGAKTAAVSCPFCMQMFDDALKALDPEKNIRAADIAELVAEALEE
- a CDS encoding acyl-CoA dehydrogenase family protein — encoded protein: MGFEATLTDAQRMVLGMVRDFCKQEVAPLAAETDRGKFPAETLKKMGRLGLMGLPIPEKYGGAGAGMVAFALATEEVAAACPSTSGIFAAHTSLVCEPLYLFGSEHQKEMYLRPLASGEKLGCFALTEPEVGSDAAAISTAARRAGDHWRVDGAKRFITNGKEADLCLLFAVTDKSRGHKGVSAFIADVESPGFEKGRSEEKLGLGGSSAAELRFEGMELPLDNLLGEEGQGFEVAMKTLDSGRIIVCAQATGFARACLEASVDYARERETFGKPIASYQPIQWKIADMATGVEAARLLYLKAARLYQAGKPFTAEAAMAKVFASDLAQKTASEAVQIHGGNGFMREYPVERYYRAAKVTQIYEGTNEILRQVIAKQLLK